In Ignavibacteria bacterium, a genomic segment contains:
- a CDS encoding adenosine deaminase, with product MPQQFAKDFLRKLPKVLLHDHLDGGLRPQTVIELARDIHYKELPTIDAGELQRWFFRGASRGSLPLFLEGFKHTCGVMQTVESLERVAYETMEDMFNDGIIYFETRFCPALHTQHGLHWEEVLNAVLRGLEKGKKEFGIEYGVIVCALRNQKISLEMAELAVDFRERGVVGFDLAGEEGGFPPKDHIDAFHFIQRMNFNITIHAGEAFGKESIWQAIQWCGAHRIGHATRLIEDITVADGTIIKMGTLAQYVLDKRIPLELCLSSNVHTGAVNSLEHHPYSIFKLGNFRITLNTDDRLMSNINLTSEFQLAVDTFNVTLEDFEKITINSMKSAFIPYQKRIDIIYKVIKPRYKNAREELTRQQKDIH from the coding sequence ATGCCGCAACAATTCGCAAAAGATTTTCTCCGCAAACTTCCGAAAGTATTACTTCACGACCATCTAGACGGTGGCTTACGTCCGCAAACAGTAATTGAACTTGCTCGCGATATTCATTACAAGGAACTTCCGACAATAGATGCCGGCGAATTGCAACGTTGGTTTTTTCGCGGCGCATCACGAGGAAGTTTGCCGTTGTTCCTCGAAGGATTCAAGCATACGTGCGGCGTAATGCAAACGGTTGAATCGCTGGAACGCGTTGCATACGAAACAATGGAAGATATGTTCAATGACGGCATCATTTATTTTGAAACGCGGTTTTGTCCTGCGCTTCATACACAACACGGATTGCATTGGGAGGAAGTGTTGAATGCTGTGTTGCGTGGATTAGAAAAAGGAAAAAAAGAGTTTGGTATTGAGTACGGAGTTATTGTCTGTGCGTTGCGCAATCAAAAAATATCGCTCGAGATGGCAGAACTTGCAGTAGATTTTCGCGAGCGCGGCGTTGTTGGTTTCGACTTGGCAGGAGAAGAAGGCGGTTTTCCTCCGAAAGACCATATTGACGCGTTTCATTTCATACAGCGAATGAATTTTAATATCACAATTCATGCCGGCGAAGCATTCGGGAAAGAAAGTATTTGGCAGGCAATTCAATGGTGCGGTGCGCATCGTATCGGACACGCAACGCGGTTGATAGAAGATATTACGGTTGCCGATGGAACAATAATCAAAATGGGAACGCTGGCGCAGTACGTGTTGGATAAACGCATTCCGTTGGAACTCTGTTTGAGCAGCAACGTTCATACCGGCGCAGTTAATTCGCTGGAACATCATCCGTATTCCATTTTCAAACTCGGGAATTTTCGTATTACGTTAAATACCGATGATAGATTGATGAGCAATATCAATCTTACAAGTGAGTTTCAACTTGCTGTTGATACGTTCAACGTAACGCTGGAGGATTTTGAAAAGATTACAATTAACTCGATGAAAAGCGCATTCATTCCGTATCAGAAACGCATTGACATTATTTACAAAGTAATAAAACCACGCTATAAAAACGCGCGGGAAGAATTAACGCGGCAACAAAAGGACATTCATTAA